One part of the Streptomyces sp. NBC_00286 genome encodes these proteins:
- a CDS encoding nucleotidyltransferase domain-containing protein, producing the protein MTRSDATDRLLDRFLTELRDLAPVAVWAHGSLGGGDYQEGRSDLDLVAVLDDPITPSTVWRVARLHARLRNEALVAKLHCSYLTPGTADGAGRRHLTWAHEELFKRPVTPVTRRELHAFGLVLHGEAPAALLPPVPDGELSAFVVRDQRDYWRREVDRVGNWTQDIWVDLGLVTYARAAVTLKDGRLITKREALELLPGLSAPVEVVEDIRRRRYEGDGATPSEEWTVRRAELTRAYLGPAIDTLVRAYA; encoded by the coding sequence ATGACACGCAGCGACGCGACCGACCGGCTCCTGGACCGCTTCCTCACCGAACTGCGCGACCTGGCCCCCGTCGCCGTATGGGCGCACGGCTCACTCGGCGGTGGCGACTACCAGGAGGGCCGCAGCGACCTGGACCTGGTCGCGGTCCTGGACGACCCGATCACGCCGAGCACGGTGTGGCGGGTGGCGCGGCTGCATGCGCGCCTGCGCAACGAGGCGCTCGTCGCCAAGCTGCACTGCAGCTACCTGACGCCCGGCACGGCGGACGGCGCCGGGCGGCGACACCTCACCTGGGCGCACGAGGAGCTGTTCAAACGGCCGGTCACACCGGTGACCCGGCGTGAGCTGCACGCCTTCGGGCTGGTCCTGCACGGGGAGGCGCCAGCGGCCCTGCTTCCGCCCGTGCCGGACGGTGAGTTGAGCGCCTTCGTCGTACGGGACCAGCGGGACTACTGGCGGCGGGAGGTCGACCGGGTCGGCAACTGGACGCAGGACATCTGGGTGGACCTTGGACTCGTCACGTACGCCCGTGCCGCGGTCACTCTGAAGGACGGGCGGCTGATCACCAAACGGGAGGCGCTGGAGCTGCTGCCGGGACTCAGTGCCCCCGTCGAGGTCGTCGAGGACATTAGACGGCGGCGGTACGAGGGCGATGGTGCGACGCCGAGTGAGGAGTGGACCGTGCGCAGGGCCGAGCTGACCCGGGCCTATCTCGGGCCGGCGATCGACACTCTCGTACGGGCCTACGCGTGA
- a CDS encoding ABC transporter permease translates to MIAAQAVLETKMLLRNGEQLLLTVVIPTLLLVLFSSVDIVDTGEGEAVDFLAPGILALAVMSTAFTGQAIATGFERRYGVLKRLATSPLPRWGLMAAKTLSVLVTESLQVILVTVIAFALGWSPHGNPLAVLLLLVLGTAAFSGLGLLMAGTLKAEATLAAANLVFLLLLVGGGVVVPLDKFPDTAQSLLGLLPISALSDGLRDVLQHGAGMPWGNLGILAAWGVVGLAAAARFFRWE, encoded by the coding sequence ATGATCGCGGCGCAGGCTGTCCTCGAGACGAAGATGCTGCTGCGCAACGGCGAGCAGCTGCTGCTGACGGTCGTCATCCCGACGCTGCTGCTCGTGCTGTTCAGCTCGGTCGACATCGTCGATACGGGCGAGGGCGAGGCGGTCGACTTCCTGGCGCCCGGCATCCTGGCGCTCGCGGTGATGTCGACGGCGTTCACGGGGCAGGCCATCGCGACGGGCTTCGAGCGGCGGTACGGCGTCCTCAAGCGGCTCGCCACCTCACCGCTCCCCCGCTGGGGGCTGATGGCGGCCAAGACGCTCTCCGTGCTGGTCACGGAGAGCCTCCAGGTGATCCTGGTGACGGTGATCGCCTTCGCCCTCGGCTGGTCGCCCCACGGCAATCCCCTCGCCGTCCTGCTCCTGCTCGTCCTCGGCACGGCCGCCTTCTCGGGCCTCGGCCTGCTGATGGCGGGCACGCTGAAGGCGGAGGCGACGCTGGCCGCCGCGAACCTGGTCTTCCTGCTGCTGCTCGTGGGCGGCGGGGTCGTCGTACCGCTCGACAAGTTCCCGGACACGGCCCAGTCCCTGCTCGGCCTGCTGCCCATCTCGGCCCTCTCCGACGGGCTGAGGGACGTGCTCCAGCACGGCGCCGGGATGCCCTGGGGGAACCTCGGAATCCTGGCCGCCTGGGGAGTCGTGGGCCTCGCTGCCGCCGCCCGTTTCTTCCGCTGGGAGTAG
- a CDS encoding COX15/CtaA family protein, which produces MVPVPNLTRANAVEAVRNPLAFIAERWTPKPRTVQRAALAALVMAVVIVVTGGAVRLTGSGLGCPTWPKCSEDSLTNTHEMGIHGYIEFGNRLLTYVLSAAVGWAIIAARSAKPYRRGLTRLGWAQFWIVMGNAVLGGIVVLVGLNPYTVAAHFLLTSALIAVALVMWQRTRESDAAPRPLVGKSVQQLVWALVAVTALLIAVGTVVTGAGPHAGDSREVERIPLDWENVTRLHAVLAWIVVTLAFALWFVLRAVDAPKVPRHRTRDLFLVLLAQGVIGYVQYFTDLPEILVGAHMLGSCLVWIATLRVLLSLRERHEVVEVPEPGQSTERVATRA; this is translated from the coding sequence ATGGTGCCCGTGCCGAATCTGACCCGCGCGAACGCCGTCGAGGCCGTGCGCAACCCGCTCGCCTTCATCGCCGAACGCTGGACCCCGAAGCCCCGGACGGTTCAGCGAGCGGCCCTCGCCGCGCTCGTCATGGCGGTGGTCATCGTGGTCACCGGCGGCGCCGTACGGCTGACCGGCTCCGGCCTCGGCTGCCCGACCTGGCCCAAGTGCTCCGAGGACTCGCTGACCAACACGCACGAGATGGGCATCCACGGGTACATCGAGTTCGGCAACCGGCTGCTGACCTACGTCCTGAGCGCGGCGGTCGGCTGGGCGATCATCGCCGCCCGCTCCGCGAAGCCGTACCGGCGCGGCCTCACCCGCCTCGGCTGGGCCCAGTTCTGGATCGTCATGGGCAACGCGGTGCTCGGCGGCATCGTCGTCCTGGTCGGCCTCAACCCGTACACGGTCGCCGCCCACTTCCTGCTGACCTCCGCGTTGATCGCAGTGGCCCTGGTGATGTGGCAGCGCACCCGCGAGAGCGACGCGGCACCGCGCCCGCTGGTCGGCAAGTCGGTGCAGCAGCTCGTGTGGGCCCTGGTCGCCGTCACGGCCCTGCTGATCGCGGTGGGCACGGTGGTCACGGGCGCGGGCCCGCACGCCGGTGACTCGCGGGAGGTCGAGCGCATCCCGCTGGACTGGGAGAACGTCACCAGGCTGCACGCCGTCCTGGCCTGGATCGTGGTGACGCTGGCCTTCGCCCTGTGGTTCGTCCTACGGGCCGTCGACGCCCCCAAGGTCCCCCGCCACCGCACCCGTGACCTCTTCCTGGTGCTCCTCGCACAGGGCGTCATCGGCTACGTCCAGTACTTCACGGACCTCCCCGAGATCCTGGTCGGCGCCCACATGCTCGGCTCCTGCCTGGTGTGGATCGCGACCCTTAGGGTGCTGCTGTCGCTGCGGGAACGGCACGAGGTCGTGGAGGTTCCGGAACCAGGGCAGTCGACGGAACGGGTCGCCACGCGCGCGTAA
- a CDS encoding glycoside hydrolase family 16 protein, whose product MIRSTSCSRLRAAAGLLAFGMLCAALVVLPGSSPASAQPVGPALFDDFNYTGYTDPRISQHGWTLRSGQGGPGVPGATWRPQNFTFGTESGNSIMTMRSGTSGTASTTQHTEIYHQRKFHYGTYAARVRFSDVPVTGPDGDRMVQTFFTISPLNFPLDPAYSELDFEYLPNGGWGRPSSALLASSWETYSETPPAEVHTTTEERASFAGWHNLVITVDTEAVTYYLDGRLFARHTEPYLPESSMSIRFNQWLINLTGISSRKTRMYEEKVDYVYFAKEQILTPAEVTAAVTDYRTRGVTFEDTVF is encoded by the coding sequence ATGATCAGAAGCACCTCGTGCTCACGGCTGAGAGCCGCCGCCGGCCTCCTCGCCTTCGGGATGCTGTGCGCAGCCCTCGTCGTGCTCCCCGGCTCATCGCCCGCGAGTGCTCAGCCCGTCGGCCCGGCACTGTTCGACGACTTCAACTACACCGGCTACACCGACCCGCGGATCTCCCAGCACGGCTGGACCCTCAGGTCCGGCCAGGGCGGCCCCGGCGTGCCAGGCGCCACGTGGCGGCCGCAGAACTTCACGTTCGGCACCGAGTCCGGTAACTCGATCATGACGATGCGATCGGGCACCAGCGGGACCGCGAGCACCACCCAGCACACCGAGATCTACCACCAGCGCAAGTTCCACTACGGCACGTACGCCGCGCGGGTCCGCTTCAGCGACGTACCGGTCACCGGACCGGACGGCGACCGCATGGTGCAGACGTTCTTCACCATCTCGCCGCTGAACTTTCCGTTGGATCCGGCCTACAGCGAACTCGACTTCGAGTACCTGCCGAACGGCGGCTGGGGCCGGCCGAGCAGTGCGCTGCTCGCTTCCTCCTGGGAGACGTACTCGGAGACTCCGCCTGCGGAGGTGCACACGACCACCGAGGAGCGGGCCAGTTTCGCCGGGTGGCACAACCTGGTCATCACGGTCGACACCGAGGCGGTCACCTACTACCTCGACGGCCGGCTCTTCGCCCGGCACACCGAGCCGTATCTGCCCGAGTCGTCGATGAGCATCCGCTTCAACCAATGGCTGATCAACCTGACGGGGATCAGCAGCCGGAAGACACGCATGTACGAGGAGAAGGTCGACTACGTGTACTTCGCCAAGGAACAGATCCTCACCCCGGCCGAGGTGACGGCCGCCGTCACCGACTACCGGACGCGGGGGGTGACCTTCGAGGACACCGTTTTCTGA
- a CDS encoding ABC transporter ATP-binding protein codes for MRSDPVVQVQALVKRYRTKTAVDGLDLVAGTGITAVLGPNGAGKTTTVETCEGYRKPDSGTVRVLGLDPVREAAALRPRIGVMLQSGGVYSGARADEMLRHVAKLHAHPLDVDALIERLGLGSCGRTTYRRLSGGQQQRLALAMAVVGRPELVFLDEPTAGLDPQARRATWDLVRDLRADGVSVILTTHYMDEAEQLADDVAIIDAGRVIAQGSPEQLCRGGAENTLRFSGRPGLDIGSLLKALPADCTAAELTPGAYRVGGKVDPQLLATVTSWCAQHGVMPEKISVERHTLEDVFLELTGKELRS; via the coding sequence ATGCGAAGCGACCCCGTCGTCCAGGTCCAGGCCCTGGTGAAGCGGTACCGCACGAAGACCGCGGTGGACGGCCTCGACCTGGTGGCCGGGACGGGGATCACCGCCGTACTGGGTCCCAACGGGGCGGGCAAGACGACCACGGTCGAGACCTGCGAGGGGTACCGCAAGCCGGACTCGGGGACGGTACGCGTACTGGGGCTCGACCCGGTACGCGAGGCCGCGGCCCTGCGTCCCCGGATCGGCGTGATGCTCCAGTCCGGCGGCGTCTACTCGGGCGCCCGCGCCGACGAGATGCTGCGCCACGTGGCCAAACTGCACGCGCATCCGCTGGACGTGGACGCGCTGATCGAGCGCCTGGGCCTCGGCAGTTGCGGCCGTACGACTTACCGGCGGCTGTCCGGCGGCCAGCAGCAGCGGCTCGCGCTCGCGATGGCCGTCGTCGGCCGGCCCGAACTGGTCTTCCTGGACGAGCCGACCGCCGGACTCGATCCGCAGGCGCGCCGGGCCACTTGGGACCTCGTACGCGATCTGCGTGCGGACGGCGTCTCGGTGATCCTCACCACGCACTACATGGACGAGGCCGAGCAACTCGCCGACGACGTGGCGATCATCGACGCCGGCCGGGTCATCGCCCAGGGCTCCCCCGAGCAGCTGTGCCGCGGCGGCGCCGAGAACACGCTCCGCTTCAGCGGCCGTCCAGGTCTCGACATAGGTTCCCTGCTCAAGGCCCTTCCGGCGGACTGCACGGCAGCCGAACTGACGCCGGGCGCCTACCGGGTGGGCGGCAAGGTCGACCCCCAACTGCTCGCGACCGTCACCTCCTGGTGCGCCCAGCACGGAGTGATGCCGGAGAAGATCTCGGTGGAACGGCACACCCTGGAGGATGTGTTCTTGGAATTGACCGGCAAGGAGCTGCGTTCGTGA